The Erinaceus europaeus chromosome 6, mEriEur2.1, whole genome shotgun sequence sequence GTAAACTTTGTTATTATATATTGTCAGTCATAGATTTTTATAGATTGATTCTACCtgacctttattcttttttatttatttatttgtctctgggttattgctgggacttggtacctgcactataaatccactgctcctgaaggccatcttttttttctgttattgttgctctgttgttggacaggacagagagaaattgagagaggaggggaagacagagggggaaagagataaacacctgcggatctgcttaaccacttgtgaagcaaccaccctgccgGGTGGTGAGCTGGGGACTTAAACCGGGATCtgtacaccagtctttgtgcttcacactacctgcatttaacctggtgcactaccacccagacacAACCTTTGTTCTTTAATGTTTAATGAATGTCTTTTAATTTCCTCCTATGACCGCAGCATCATTTAATTAACATAATTACTTAATTATTACATAATTAACACTTAATTGGCATGATAGTTACCCTGTATCACAATTCCCTTATATTAGCTGATTTAAAATATGCGCTGTGTTTatcagctttttattttttaatgtatttatttattttttaatatttattttcccttttattgcacttgttttattgttgtggttattgttgttgttcttgatgtcgtcgttgttggataggacagagagaaatggagagaggaggggaagacaaagagagggagggaaagatagacacctgcagacctgcttcaccgcctgtgaagcgacttcccctgcaagaggagagccgggggctcaaactgggatccttatgccggtccttgctcttggcaccacctgtgcttaatctgctgtgctactacccgactcccatttaccagctttttagtcactatcaaaaTAGCATGTAGGAAGATCTTCTGCTCCCTCTGCTGAAGTGCTTCTCAGCAGATACCCTCCACTTTTTTTCAAGGATGCAGTGACATGCTAATTGTCTGGAGGTCTTCAGTTACCCAGTTCCTCATTCACCGACTAACACTGTGTTTTCATCACAAATTCTGGTCTTCTGGCATAAACTTGGAAATTTACATAACAGAATTCTTGATTTTGAGTTTTACCCTGGTTTACTTTTGTTCTGTTTAAAGTAACTAATGTAAACTTGAGAGCAGAAACCTGGTCTTGTCCTTCCTTTGCTCTTTTCTGCTCACATTGGGTGGGCAGTTAAAAGAGGGACTAAGCATGTTATCTCTGGAGACTGAACTAGGAACTTCCCTGAGACTCAGTCACCTGAGCAAAGCTATGGACGTGCCATGCCTGGGAACGAGCAAGACACCcatggaagaaaagagaaaaaaatgactgccaagaaCAATGGAGTTGTCAAACAAGCACCAATCCCTgtaataatcctagtggcaaaagagagagagagagagaaagaaagagagggagagaggtggagagggggagctgaggggaggggagaagaagaaagaggaagaaaatctGATCCTGCAATATGACTCAAGTATTTTCCCAAAGAACATGAAAAACACTACTTAGAAAGGACATGTGCACGCCTATGTTTAttactgcactattcacaatagccaatacAGACTCAACCTAAAGTCCTAGTCATTGCTAGAGAAGAAGTAAAGCTGTGACTGATAGACACAGAATCCTATTCTGCCATTGAAGAGGTGACATTATGTCTTTTGGaaaagatggaactggaggtgatgatactAACTGAAACTACTACAGAAGCAAAAAATGACTAGCAGATGGTTTTACTGACATGTGGAATATAGGTAATTAAAGCAAGTGGGCTTGCAAATAACAATATTAACCAATGGACTCGTACACTGTGTGAAAACTAGAATGGCTTTGGGAGTGAACTGGTAAGAGAGTGGGAGTGATAGTTAGAGGGGTCTCTGGTGTACCGGCACtgacactttggtggtgggtttgaCTAGCAGTGTAACAtttgttgtgtgtttgtgtgtgtgtatgtgtgtatgaaaCTATATTACTAAAACCTTgtattataaaccaatgttaaattaaaaaataatgactatATAAGCAATCTTCATGAGACTCAAAATAAAGAAACTTGTGTGGGAGAATCCCTGCTCTGCATCATTGCAAGTAGTTgtgacagggggctgggcagtggtgcacttggctaagtgcacataacacAGTGTTAAatgacccgagtttgagcccctgttccccacctgcagcagagacgcttcacagtcggtgaagcaggtctacatgtgtctatttttttctctctctatctcccctttctctctgtttcttttggtcatatcaaataaataggaaaaaggaaaaaaaaggtccaccatgaacagtggattcctagtgtcagCACCATGCTCCAACAGTAAccgtagaggcaaaaaaaaaaattcaagtacctgtgacaaagaaaaatttaacaggttgctagggaaaggaaagaaatggcataCAAAGGAAGAGTTACAGGCTTTCATCATAAATTCTATAGGCAAGGAAAGGGTGGAGTGGAATGTCCGAACTACTAAAAAGCAAGAACGACCCGTGGTGAAATGCATGCACTACACTAGCTCTAGAGCAAAACTCTGGTCTTTCTTCTCTCATATACAAGATGGAAATCTCATAAGTTAGACTAGATGGGTAAATTAATGAAAGCAGTTCACAGAAAGCACTTAGGACATGGACACTGAATGCTAAATGTTATACCTGCCTTCTCCTTTTTTCAGAGAAGGCAGGTATAACTGCCACAACCAAAATATTGTGCCCTCTGAGTAAATTCCTATGAATTGTCAGCAGATGAAGTATCtcttacagaatttttttttaagttgaaagaCCACACAAATACTTAAACCTGAATTCAGACATAAGAAGTCCTACTGAGTTCATAAATATCCTTTCCCTATGCACCTATACCCTGGGTGACTAAGAGTACTCTAATTGAGACCTCTCCACAGAGGCCCCAAACAAAGGACCAACTCTCCTGGGCTGTGTGGGTTTCAAGGTGATGCATCATCTAAATATAGCCTTGATTTATTACTTCTAGTTTATGAGGAGAAAGGGCCAGGGCAGTTGAAGAGAGagccttcatgcttgaggctctgaggctctgaggctccaggttcagtctctagcactactataagccagagctgagcagtgctctgggaaggaggaggaaggggagaaagaggaaagaaaagaaagtgttagGGCAAAGGAGAGTACTCATTGGATAATTATAATTAAATAGATAGGGTGCTATGCCTGAGGTCAGTAATCACTGAGAGTGATAGTAGTACATACAATACATTTTGTAAAATAGATGAAAGTTGGGAAGCCTGGAAAAATTTCAGTCAATAATTAATTGGCCAGATGAAATTAAGACAGTGGTAGCAATGATCCACAAGAAGAGATTAAACTGTTTCATGAAAAGGAAAATGTAGAATTGTGGAATATTTCATGTATGATTTCATTTATGAATATATACACAAAATGCTCAAAATAATATTGAAAGCACAGGACCCCTTCCTCCCATATTGGTGTTTCTGTAGTGTCCCAACAAGAGTCACTGGAGCCATTAATTTCACTTCACCGTGGCTTCTTGGTGTCTCTCATTGCCACTTAGGACTTGAGGTATTATTTATTTGGTTTCTTTCCCACTTTTCTGTCTTTGGTTATCCCTGTGCTTCATCTGCTGCTTCTTATGGAGCTACTGGTGGTGCCTCTGGTGGAGGGGGCTCCTCCGGTGGTGGAGGTGCCTCCGGTGGTGGTGGAGGGTCTTCTGGTAGGGGGGACTCCTCTGGCAGGGGGCCCTCCTGTGATGGTTGGCCTTCCTCTGGTGGTGGGGCTTCCTCTGATGGTGGGGCTTCCTCTGGTGGTAGGAGTCCCTCACCTGTTGGGGCCTCTGCTGGTTCACCCTGTCCTGGTGCTTCTGTCTGTGAAATAGCAGTCTCTGAGCTCCTTGCTGAGCTTGTTATTGAGCTGGCACCTGGGGTCTCTACTGATTCTATTCCAGTCCTGAGgctaacaaaaataattaaaagtaacaGTAATATTACAAGAAATGCAGGAACTACATATGCTACCTTGCGAAGAATCTCTTTCTCTTCATTACTAAAACGAAGATCAGTACTTTCATCTATAGTTTGGATACTTGTTTTTTCAGGAGGACCGCTGTCCACACTACCCCCATTCCCTGGATCTACACAGCCAGGAGGGGCATAGCCATAGTCACAATGGCAATGTCTTAAGTCGTTACAAACCCCTTTCCCATTACACATGGAGCCTGGTTCACAGTCATAGTTGAACACGCCATAATCGGTGCAGGAGTGGTTCATGCACACTTTGTCTGGAGCACAGTAGGTGCCACTGTGCACGTCTCCACTCTCAGGCAGCTCCACAGTGGCATGGGCATCCATGCTCCAGCAGAAGTCATCTTGGTGAGCAACCTGGATCAGTACAGAGTAAGGGCTGATGGGTGGTACCTTCTTAATATTTGTACATATAAGTTTCCCACAAAATACATCCTCATCAAAACACTTGACATACGGCTGGTTAGCACTAGCAGGATAGCCACAGTTTCCAAATCGGTTCCCTTTGCTGTTCATTTCGAGGTAGCAATCTTCAGAGGCCGACCTGGCGTCTTCCCCATAGATATTCATGCATTGAATATCAGGGTCCTGACACTGGCCGCCAACACAGTAGTGAACAATATCACACTGTGTACCATCCAGCTTGAACCTGTCCTTGGGGCATTCACTGGAGGTACCGCTGCAGTACTCTGGGAGGTCACACTCTCCTAAAGCAGGACGGCAAGTGGACCCCCTCCTTTTCAGCTGGCAGTCAGAACAACAGAGTCCCTCACTACACTGAGCATCGTCCTTCAGAGTACATGTCTCCTCACAGCACGGGTGACTGTCACAGTCAGACCCACAGTCACACTGCTCACCTGCCTGCACCACACCATCTCCACACAGGGCATCCCTACGCCTGCGGCTTTTGTGCTGAGGCCTGTCAAACAGGCAGGCCCCTCTGTGTTCCCTCAGGAAGTGATAGTAGTAGTCAGAGCTGCAGTTGCTGAAACCACTTCCCGGAGTGATGCCTTCCTGCATGAGGCAGAAGTGTTGATCCTTACAAATGCAGGCAGGGTGGTCATGCTGAATACCCAAGTTGTGCCCCAGCTCGTGGACCATGAGCGCCACAAAGAGGAGGACGTCTTCGTGATAGAAGGATTCAATAGCTGCTGCAAAGCCTCGTGAGCAGGCGCCACTGAGAAACGCCTGGCCCATGGCCCCTGCAGGATGATGACCAACAATCATGTGGGCGACGTCATGCTTCACCCGAGCCGACAGCGTCTCTTGTCTCCAGCTATTGAAATTCCTCAGCGAAACTCCCAAGTCCTCTGGAACCTCTATGAGGTCCCCCTCGGTCCAAATCTCCATTCCAGCCAGCACCACCTCTGTGTTGATGCCCCTGGTGAAGCCGTTGGCCAGGGCAGTGATGTCCATCACTCTCTGGACTGTCTCGTTGATGCTACTGCCCCACATCCGGAACCGCTGGTGGTTGACCACGACAAACATCTCCACGTACTTGGTGCGTGTCCACAGGGAGGACAGCGCCTCTGCACTGCTGGGCTTCCTGTGCTCTTGTTGCCTGCTGGTGGGCACTGCCTGGCTGTCTTTGGCAGAGACGCCACAGGAGGCTCGAGCCTGCCGTGCCACGGTGTACAAGGCATGTTCAAACCGTTGTGAAGTCTCCAGGGGCTTGATGCCATACGATGTTCCCTCTTTAACCAGGATGCCCCTGAGACCTGAACAGGTGCTGACAGAAACAAAAGAGCCCGGGACTCCTTCTATGTAGCCTTCATAGTGACAGTCATGTGAGATGAATGGCATTTCTTGGCCCAGGATGCCATTGTGGTAGCTGAAGACTGGAAAGTCCTTCACAAAATACTCTCTCTTCACCTTGAGGTGAATCAGTTGCTTCTGGCCCTGCATCAAGAGCACATAGGATGCCTTTTCCACTGGATCTTCATGCCTGCCCTGCACGGCCAGACTCCTGGGAATGACTGTTTCATAGAAAGTATATAGAGACCCCAGATCACAGTACATGGATGGCAGAAAAATCAACAACAGTAACATAATCCCTAATCTAATATACAAAGATCTTGGCACTGGACTTATCTTCAAGCCTCTCTTTTGCAACACCCAAGTCTGAAATTTTATCTTACCCTCTTTCCAGATCACTTGGTTTTCCCATAAAGAAGGTGGTACAGAGCCAGAGCCTTGCACAGAAGTTGCCACCAACATGACTCTAGGGAATCAGTTGAGGAAGCAGGGCATATGTCTAGCAGTAATCGACATTTTTTCTGACAtcttgaacctcagagcctcttGTAGCATCTACAGGTCTGTGCTTGCTTTCTTTGGGTGGCTGCAGCCTATACTGGATGTGTTTCTAGGTCTGTTTTTCCTTCATTTGACCTCTGGTAGTCTTCTGACTTCCAACAGTAACAGCTTTAATATTCCTTCTTATTTCCTTTTATGCTCACATCCTGTACTGTTTCAGTCAGTAACTGTAACTCAGGCAAAATGTCCTTTCTCGTCAGCCCAAGTCATACTACTCCTGATAGCAGTTAATCTGCTCATTCTTAAAACTCAGCATTCTGGGAGGAcggttgggggaggggagaggacagggattCCTAGGCAATCTCTGAACTGGACAGGTATCTCTGATGCTCATGCTTTTCAGTCTGTACCACTCGGGGTACTGTTTCTCAGATGAGTGTGAGCCACCCCCCCTTAGTCAGTGTCTGTTTTTTAAGTAAAATCACCTGTGGATGCACATACTCCGTCTCCTTAGCCTTTCCTCACAACAAATGGGTTTAGCCTGTTTATATCTGTATATGAAATAATTCTTCTCTACTAATTTTCCTAGTGTACAGATAAATAGCAAGCTCAGTTTTACCATGGGGGTATATGAGGGACAAAGACCAAAGTTCAGTTCCTCCCACTTTCACAAAAGCAAACTCTGATTAATAAGTTATCTAGATCATAAAACATATCTCCatcaataataaaacacaaatgGACTCTTAatagttttcttaaaaaatatttacttaataggacagagagaaactgaaaggggaaggggaaatagagagggagagagtgaacatggtggggagcagagctaaaaaaaaaagagaaaggagtcaagtggtagcccagagggttaagtgcacatggtgtgaagtgaaaggaccgttgtaaggatcccagttcgagcccccggctccccacctgcaggggagtcgcttcacaggcggtgaagcaagtctgcaggtgtctgtctttctctccccgtcttcccctcctctctccatttctctctgtcctatccaacaacatcaataacaacgatacaacaacaagggcaacaaaagggaataaataaataaatattttaaagagagagagagagggatagagaagagaggGTTTTGGTaggtggtacacctagtagaaacatgttataatgtgcaaggacccagatttgaaccccccactccctacttgtagggagaaagttcaccacaaatggtgaaacagtgctgcagatgtctttctccctcactacctcacccttccctcccaatttctctatctctataaaaaaaataataatacagaacAGTGGTGTACTTagtcaagcacacatatcaccatgcataagga is a genomic window containing:
- the LOC103119299 gene encoding disintegrin and metalloproteinase domain-containing protein 1a-like, with protein sequence MLVATSVQGSGSVPPSLWENQVIWKEGKIKFQTWVLQKRGLKISPVPRSLYIRLGIMLLLLIFLPSMYCDLGSLYTFYETVIPRSLAVQGRHEDPVEKASYVLLMQGQKQLIHLKVKREYFVKDFPVFSYHNGILGQEMPFISHDCHYEGYIEGVPGSFVSVSTCSGLRGILVKEGTSYGIKPLETSQRFEHALYTVARQARASCGVSAKDSQAVPTSRQQEHRKPSSAEALSSLWTRTKYVEMFVVVNHQRFRMWGSSINETVQRVMDITALANGFTRGINTEVVLAGMEIWTEGDLIEVPEDLGVSLRNFNSWRQETLSARVKHDVAHMIVGHHPAGAMGQAFLSGACSRGFAAAIESFYHEDVLLFVALMVHELGHNLGIQHDHPACICKDQHFCLMQEGITPGSGFSNCSSDYYYHFLREHRGACLFDRPQHKSRRRRDALCGDGVVQAGEQCDCGSDCDSHPCCEETCTLKDDAQCSEGLCCSDCQLKRRGSTCRPALGECDLPEYCSGTSSECPKDRFKLDGTQCDIVHYCVGGQCQDPDIQCMNIYGEDARSASEDCYLEMNSKGNRFGNCGYPASANQPYVKCFDEDVFCGKLICTNIKKVPPISPYSVLIQVAHQDDFCWSMDAHATVELPESGDVHSGTYCAPDKVCMNHSCTDYGVFNYDCEPGSMCNGKGVCNDLRHCHCDYGYAPPGCVDPGNGGSVDSGPPEKTSIQTIDESTDLRFSNEEKEILRKVAYVVPAFLVILLLLLIIFVSLRTGIESVETPGASSITSSARSSETAISQTEAPGQGEPAEAPTGEGLLPPEEAPPSEEAPPPEEGQPSQEGPLPEESPLPEDPPPPPEAPPPPEEPPPPEAPPVAP